A DNA window from Halopelagius inordinatus contains the following coding sequences:
- a CDS encoding dihydrodipicolinate synthase family protein has protein sequence MTEDVARRFEGAHCPLVTPFEDGDVDHEALGTLVEHVLEGGVTGLVPCGTTGEFASLDAAEYRAVLETTVERADGAPVMAGTAGTSVAETRERIETADEAGADAALITLPYFHGSNDPAGDVAFVRRVADDAALPLYLYNIPSCVGRSIDADSVVELAGHDRILGLKDSSGDFNYFSELLRRTPAKFQLFEGFDSHLVPGLLFGSDGGVNALSNVIPEAFAAATHAAENGDPAEARRIHEEHVAPLFQQCVAHGFAPATKAGLRARGVFDSDEVRPPLVELDDDARDEITSLVADIVAVYE, from the coding sequence ATGACCGAAGACGTCGCGCGACGGTTCGAAGGCGCACACTGCCCGCTCGTCACCCCGTTCGAGGACGGAGACGTAGACCACGAGGCTCTCGGGACACTCGTCGAACACGTCCTCGAAGGCGGCGTGACCGGCCTCGTCCCCTGCGGAACGACGGGCGAGTTCGCGAGTCTCGACGCCGCCGAGTACCGGGCGGTGCTTGAGACGACCGTCGAACGCGCCGACGGCGCGCCCGTGATGGCGGGCACCGCGGGGACGAGCGTCGCCGAAACGCGAGAGCGAATCGAGACGGCCGACGAGGCGGGCGCGGACGCCGCTCTCATCACGCTTCCGTACTTCCACGGGTCGAACGACCCGGCGGGCGACGTAGCGTTCGTGCGACGCGTCGCCGACGACGCCGCGCTTCCGCTCTATCTCTACAACATCCCCTCCTGCGTCGGACGGTCGATCGACGCCGACTCCGTCGTCGAACTCGCCGGACACGACCGAATCCTCGGCCTGAAAGATTCCAGCGGCGACTTCAACTACTTCTCGGAACTCCTGCGCCGAACGCCCGCGAAGTTCCAACTGTTCGAGGGGTTCGACAGCCACCTCGTGCCCGGACTGCTGTTCGGGTCCGACGGCGGCGTCAACGCCCTCTCGAACGTGATACCGGAGGCGTTCGCGGCGGCGACGCACGCCGCGGAGAACGGCGACCCGGCCGAAGCCCGACGAATCCACGAGGAACACGTCGCGCCCCTGTTCCAGCAGTGCGTCGCACACGGGTTCGCTCCGGCGACGAAGGCCGGACTCCGCGCGCGCGGCGTCTTCGACAGCGACGAGGTTCGCCCGCCGTTGGTCGAACTCGACGACGACGCCCGCGACGAGATAACGTCGCTCGTCGCGGATATCGTCGCCGTCTACGAGTAG
- a CDS encoding carbohydrate ABC transporter permease, giving the protein MAQETTQHVREKYGMEETTLMDRARENWIGYLFILPTFLMFTLLFYFPIVRGVYMTFTNTRLGGVGTFVGLDNYMWLLTNDLFHFAFGWTLVFVFGTTFLQLIIGLFAALLLSELTSGWREWASAVVMSPYFSAPLAGGVIWLWFLNSDFGMLPRLITDVFGVATPAFLAEDLWPYVSLIVAQSWHDYGYAGIIYAAAIVGIPREQYEAAALAGAGRLRRFRDVTLPHLVTPTIVILALRTAWNVAEFAQPFELTGGGPGTRTMLMSILTYETAYVNLQFSRAYTLGMAMIVISMAAAIFYVTVIQDEEEMYV; this is encoded by the coding sequence TTGGCACAAGAAACCACACAGCACGTCAGAGAGAAGTACGGAATGGAGGAGACCACGCTGATGGACCGCGCGCGGGAGAACTGGATAGGCTACCTGTTCATTCTCCCCACGTTCCTGATGTTCACGCTCCTGTTTTACTTCCCCATCGTGCGGGGCGTCTACATGACGTTCACCAACACGCGCTTGGGGGGAGTCGGGACGTTCGTGGGCCTCGACAACTACATGTGGCTGTTGACGAACGACCTGTTTCACTTCGCGTTCGGGTGGACGCTGGTGTTCGTGTTCGGGACGACGTTCCTGCAGTTGATCATCGGCCTGTTCGCGGCGCTCCTGTTGAGCGAACTCACGAGCGGATGGAGAGAGTGGGCCAGCGCAGTCGTCATGTCCCCGTACTTCTCCGCACCGCTGGCGGGGGGTGTCATCTGGCTGTGGTTCCTCAACAGCGACTTCGGGATGCTTCCGAGACTCATCACGGACGTCTTCGGGGTGGCGACACCGGCGTTCCTCGCGGAGGACCTGTGGCCGTACGTGTCGCTCATCGTCGCGCAGTCGTGGCACGACTACGGGTACGCCGGAATCATCTACGCCGCGGCCATCGTCGGCATCCCGCGCGAACAGTACGAGGCGGCGGCGTTGGCCGGGGCGGGACGGCTTCGGCGGTTCCGTGACGTGACCCTGCCGCACCTCGTGACGCCGACGATAGTCATCCTCGCGCTTCGGACGGCGTGGAACGTCGCCGAGTTCGCGCAGCCGTTCGAGTTGACCGGCGGTGGACCCGGTACTCGGACGATGCTCATGAGCATCCTCACGTACGAGACGGCCTACGTGAACCTCCAGTTCTCGCGGGCCTACACGCTCGGGATGGCGATGATAGTGATATCGATGGCGGCGGCCATCTTCTACGTGACCGTCATCCAAGACGAAGAGGAGATGTACGTCTGA
- a CDS encoding HpcH/HpaI aldolase family protein, with translation MTENVGLTRIAEATDPLVGTWATIPDASTAELLAGIGYDFVAFDQEHTPVSYGTMGDMLRAVDAAPGESESLVRVADDDPTTLKRTLDLGPTAILVPMVETVEQAEDIVEASRYPPEGRRGLGLARASEYGRSLSDHVETAEDSLARFVQLESERAVENAEDIAAVDGIDGLFVGPVDLSLSMDRFGDWDDEDFLENVTRAVDAAHDAGIGIGTLATSAAQREARLDWGVDYIVAGVDAMHLAEGAADALDHSRDHL, from the coding sequence ATGACCGAGAACGTCGGACTGACGCGCATCGCCGAGGCGACGGACCCATTGGTGGGGACGTGGGCCACCATCCCGGACGCGTCCACGGCGGAACTGCTCGCCGGAATCGGGTACGACTTCGTCGCGTTCGACCAAGAGCACACTCCGGTGTCGTACGGGACGATGGGAGACATGCTGCGGGCGGTTGACGCCGCCCCCGGAGAGTCGGAGTCTCTGGTCCGCGTCGCCGACGACGACCCGACGACGCTGAAACGGACGCTCGATTTGGGGCCGACGGCGATTCTGGTCCCGATGGTGGAGACGGTAGAACAGGCCGAGGATATCGTCGAGGCGAGTCGGTACCCGCCGGAGGGACGGCGGGGACTCGGCCTCGCCCGAGCGTCCGAGTACGGCCGGTCGCTGTCGGACCACGTCGAGACGGCCGAGGACTCACTCGCTCGGTTCGTCCAGTTGGAGTCCGAACGCGCCGTCGAGAACGCCGAGGATATCGCGGCGGTGGACGGCATCGACGGCCTGTTCGTCGGCCCGGTGGACCTCTCTCTGTCGATGGACCGCTTCGGCGACTGGGACGACGAGGACTTCCTCGAAAACGTGACCCGCGCCGTCGATGCGGCCCACGACGCCGGTATCGGTATCGGAACGCTCGCGACCAGCGCGGCGCAACGAGAGGCGCGCCTCGACTGGGGCGTCGACTACATCGTCGCGGGCGTGGACGCGATGCATCTCGCGGAGGGGGCGGCGGACGCACTCGACCACTCCAGAGACCACCTCTGA
- a CDS encoding ABC transporter ATP-binding protein, whose translation MARVKFDDVTKVFEDTSGPIVAVEELSLDIPDGEFVVFVGPSGCGKSTTLRMLAGLESITDGEIRLDDQPINQMSPKNRDIAMVFQSYALYPHKTVRQNMGYGLQLSTDLSDEEVDRRVVEAAEMMGIEDLLDKKPGSLSGGQQQRVATGRAIVREPAVFLFDEPLSNLDAQLRKHMRTELSRIHSELGITTIYVTHDQEEAMTMADRIVILDNGQLQQVGTPKEVYYRPANTFVADFIGSPSMNFFDVDLEIESDGTGTLVGNGFSYGVSKEIVDMVGGEGEYTLSVRPENLRVDSTAPDAKTFEATVDVVEVIGSDNFLYLTVGGKECRVRAPVEVEPSEGEIIDVTFDEADLHLFDRNTEEALVHGHERADAEPRAVGQEA comes from the coding sequence ATGGCACGTGTTAAATTCGACGACGTAACGAAAGTGTTCGAGGATACGTCCGGCCCGATAGTCGCAGTCGAGGAGTTGTCGCTCGACATTCCCGACGGCGAGTTCGTCGTGTTCGTCGGCCCGTCGGGGTGCGGGAAGTCGACGACGCTTCGGATGCTCGCCGGACTCGAGTCCATCACGGACGGGGAGATACGACTGGACGACCAACCGATAAACCAGATGTCGCCGAAGAATCGGGACATCGCGATGGTGTTCCAGTCGTACGCGCTCTACCCGCACAAGACCGTCCGACAGAACATGGGGTACGGACTGCAGTTGAGTACTGACCTCAGCGACGAGGAGGTCGACCGCCGCGTCGTCGAGGCCGCCGAGATGATGGGCATCGAAGACCTGTTGGACAAAAAGCCCGGAAGCCTCTCGGGCGGGCAGCAACAACGCGTCGCGACGGGACGGGCCATCGTCCGCGAACCGGCGGTGTTCCTGTTCGACGAACCGCTCTCGAACCTCGACGCGCAACTCCGCAAGCACATGCGGACCGAACTCTCCCGCATCCACTCGGAACTCGGAATCACGACCATCTACGTGACGCACGACCAAGAGGAGGCGATGACGATGGCGGACCGCATCGTCATCCTCGACAACGGTCAACTCCAACAGGTCGGTACACCCAAGGAAGTGTACTACCGGCCCGCGAACACGTTCGTCGCGGACTTCATCGGCAGTCCGAGCATGAACTTCTTCGACGTCGACCTCGAAATCGAGAGCGACGGAACCGGAACGTTGGTCGGCAACGGGTTCTCGTACGGCGTCTCCAAGGAGATAGTCGATATGGTCGGCGGCGAAGGCGAGTACACGCTCAGCGTCCGCCCGGAGAACCTCCGCGTCGACTCGACTGCGCCGGACGCGAAGACGTTCGAGGCGACGGTGGACGTCGTCGAGGTCATCGGGTCGGACAACTTCCTCTACCTCACCGTCGGAGGCAAGGAGTGTCGCGTCCGCGCGCCCGTCGAAGTCGAACCGTCGGAAGGCGAGATAATCGACGTGACGTTCGACGAAGCCGACCTCCACCTGTTCGACCGAAACACCGAGGAGGCACTCGTCCACGGACACGAACGGGCCGATGCGGAACCGCGCGCGGTCGGACAGGAGGCGTGA
- a CDS encoding SDR family oxidoreductase — MDEDALDDSIALVTGATSGIGRAAALELADAGAHVALASRREDRLEAVADDVRTEHDREALVVPTDVTDPEQVQSAVAETAETFGGIDVVVANAGLGVNEPVEELSVEDFELMIDVNVNGMFYTAQAALPHLRESSGNLVFLGSFAGQYPRPNDAVYAATKWWTRGFALSLAGTVGDDDVAVTVVNPTEVRTEFGSETDGPLKDRFEPGEVTEPDEVADAIVFAAKQRPPNTVSEIDLYRRDKMTHF; from the coding sequence ATGGACGAAGATGCACTCGACGACAGCATCGCCCTCGTGACGGGAGCGACTTCCGGAATCGGCCGCGCGGCGGCGCTCGAACTCGCCGACGCGGGCGCGCACGTCGCTCTCGCGTCGCGCCGAGAAGACCGACTCGAAGCCGTCGCCGACGACGTTCGAACCGAACACGACAGAGAGGCCCTCGTCGTTCCGACGGACGTCACCGACCCCGAACAGGTCCAGTCTGCGGTCGCTGAGACGGCCGAGACGTTCGGCGGGATAGACGTCGTCGTCGCCAACGCGGGCCTCGGCGTCAACGAACCCGTCGAGGAACTCTCCGTCGAGGACTTCGAGTTGATGATAGACGTGAACGTCAACGGGATGTTCTACACGGCGCAGGCGGCGCTTCCGCACCTCCGCGAGTCCTCTGGGAACCTGGTGTTCCTCGGGAGTTTCGCCGGACAGTACCCGCGACCGAACGACGCCGTGTACGCCGCGACGAAGTGGTGGACGCGGGGGTTCGCGCTGAGTCTCGCAGGGACCGTCGGCGACGACGACGTGGCCGTAACCGTCGTCAACCCGACGGAGGTTCGGACGGAGTTCGGGTCCGAGACGGACGGCCCGTTGAAGGACCGTTTCGAACCGGGCGAGGTGACAGAACCCGACGAAGTCGCCGACGCCATCGTCTTCGCGGCGAAGCAACGCCCGCCGAACACCGTGAGCGAGATAGACCTCTACCGCCGGGACAAGATGACGCACTTCTGA
- a CDS encoding mandelate racemase/muconate lactonizing enzyme family protein, translated as MRDFSNRTTNRAPDRDVTITDIETCVVEGNFEWNLVRVHTDAGVTGIGESYRGGGVTEVMEYMKRFLVGENPLDVERLFRRMVQETSGHGGTTGKVVTAASGIEIALWDVAGKVLGVPAYQLLGGKYRDEVRIYCDCHAGEAYEVSDGYPSAHDDDAYAAEAYAEEAARVVDMGFTALKFDLDQPFDNDPDPFNGRASNAAVRRKVETVEAIREEVGYDVDLAFDVHWDYTIDTAKRLASKLEPYDLMWLEDVVPPENADAQREVNRATSTPLATGENRFRVHEFEELLYDFGVDIVTPDPTTCGGLAESKAIANRAEENYIAFSPHNVCGPVGTMACVHLGACVPNFDVLEYHALEVEWWDDLHDRDRPLIEDGYIEVPEEPGLGIGIDEDVARDHLLDGGTMFP; from the coding sequence ATGAGAGATTTCTCGAATCGGACGACGAACCGGGCACCGGACCGCGACGTGACCATCACGGACATCGAGACGTGCGTCGTGGAGGGAAACTTCGAGTGGAACCTCGTGCGAGTCCACACGGACGCCGGGGTGACCGGTATCGGGGAGTCCTACCGCGGCGGCGGCGTCACCGAGGTGATGGAGTACATGAAGCGGTTTCTCGTCGGCGAGAACCCCCTCGACGTGGAGCGACTGTTCCGTCGGATGGTACAGGAGACGTCCGGTCACGGCGGGACGACGGGGAAAGTCGTCACCGCGGCGTCCGGCATCGAAATCGCGCTTTGGGACGTCGCCGGGAAGGTTCTCGGCGTCCCCGCCTACCAACTGCTCGGCGGGAAGTACCGCGACGAGGTGCGCATCTACTGCGACTGTCACGCCGGGGAGGCGTACGAGGTGTCGGACGGCTATCCCAGCGCCCACGACGACGACGCCTACGCGGCGGAGGCGTACGCCGAGGAGGCCGCGCGCGTCGTCGATATGGGCTTTACCGCGCTGAAGTTCGACCTCGACCAACCGTTCGACAACGACCCCGACCCGTTCAACGGCCGGGCGAGCAACGCCGCCGTCCGGCGGAAAGTCGAGACCGTCGAAGCCATCCGCGAGGAAGTCGGCTACGACGTGGACCTGGCGTTCGACGTCCACTGGGACTACACGATAGACACCGCGAAACGCCTCGCGTCGAAACTCGAACCGTACGACCTGATGTGGCTCGAAGACGTGGTGCCGCCCGAGAACGCGGACGCCCAACGGGAGGTCAACCGCGCCACTTCGACGCCGTTGGCGACGGGCGAGAACCGGTTTCGCGTCCACGAGTTCGAGGAACTGCTCTACGACTTCGGCGTCGACATCGTGACGCCCGACCCGACGACGTGCGGCGGCCTCGCGGAGTCGAAAGCCATCGCCAACCGCGCAGAGGAGAACTACATCGCGTTCTCGCCGCACAACGTCTGCGGCCCCGTGGGGACGATGGCCTGCGTCCACCTCGGCGCGTGCGTTCCGAACTTCGACGTGTTGGAGTACCACGCACTGGAGGTGGAGTGGTGGGACGACTTACACGACAGAGACCGACCGCTCATCGAGGACGGCTACATCGAAGTGCCGGAGGAACCCGGACTGGGCATCGGCATCGACGAGGACGTGGCGCGGGACCACCTCCTCGACGGGGGGACGATGTTCCCGTGA
- a CDS encoding carbohydrate ABC transporter permease: protein MINETRRSRLLLYVALAVFALFALAPYYWVVRTSFLTNFAAIDPGTNYLPQLGNLTVAAYEQIWERYNFITFFKNSIIVSVTATVISLFFSIPGAYAFARLNFPGRKVLFYTAVFTIMFPWIVITIPVYEVFYVLGLINTLSGVMIALSIFVLPQTIWLLQGFFRQGIPENIEEAALIDGHSELGAFLRIVLPLSAPAVGAAALFAFLTAWNNFLWVFVLTSDEEVRTATVALHYILGSDVLRQWNILMAAVVLLVAPPVVFYGLSQRYVGEGLGGM from the coding sequence ATGATAAACGAGACTCGACGCTCCCGACTGCTGCTGTACGTCGCGCTCGCAGTGTTCGCACTGTTCGCGTTAGCGCCGTACTACTGGGTGGTTCGAACGTCGTTCCTGACGAACTTCGCGGCCATAGACCCGGGGACGAACTACCTCCCGCAACTGGGGAACCTGACGGTTGCGGCGTACGAACAGATATGGGAACGTTACAACTTCATCACGTTCTTCAAGAACAGTATCATCGTCTCCGTGACGGCGACGGTCATATCGCTTTTCTTCTCGATTCCGGGCGCGTACGCGTTCGCGCGGCTGAACTTCCCGGGGCGAAAAGTGCTCTTTTACACCGCCGTCTTCACCATCATGTTCCCGTGGATAGTCATCACCATCCCGGTGTACGAGGTGTTCTACGTCCTCGGCCTCATCAACACCCTCTCCGGTGTGATGATCGCGCTGTCCATCTTCGTCCTCCCGCAGACCATCTGGCTGCTTCAGGGCTTCTTCAGGCAGGGTATCCCCGAGAACATAGAGGAGGCCGCACTCATAGACGGCCACAGCGAACTCGGGGCGTTCCTGCGAATCGTCCTTCCCCTGTCTGCGCCCGCAGTCGGGGCCGCGGCCCTGTTCGCGTTCCTGACCGCGTGGAACAACTTCCTGTGGGTGTTCGTCCTCACGAGCGACGAGGAAGTGCGCACGGCCACGGTGGCCCTGCACTACATCCTCGGGAGCGACGTGCTCCGACAGTGGAACATCCTCATGGCCGCCGTGGTGCTTCTCGTTGCACCGCCGGTGGTCTTCTACGGTCTCTCGCAACGCTACGTCGGCGAGGGACTGGGAGGGATGTGA
- a CDS encoding mandelate racemase family protein has product MAPTITRIESTEFSFPLEDTGHNPDGFSLVYEPGTTTERKQFALKIHTDEGITGEYVGGNSPGAAQFNVVADYLVGKNPLERERHWSELKRALRKYDRMGMGPMDIALWDFAGKYYDAPIHELLGTYRKRLPAYASTYEADENGGLDSPEAYADFAEECLEMGYGGFKMHVWGADEWRDIDREIETVHALGERVGDEMDLMLDPACQYETFADALKVGRACDEEEFFWYEDPYRDGGISQHSHKKLREMLDTPILQTEHVRGLEPHTDFVANGATDFVRADPEYDGGITGAMKIARVSEGFGLDVEYHAPGPAQRHCMAATRNANYYELALVHPELPNPIAPVYEGGYSDYIDAVDDEGTVPVPDGPGLGVDYDWEYIEENNTGSVHVYE; this is encoded by the coding sequence ATGGCACCGACCATCACGCGGATAGAGAGCACCGAGTTCTCGTTTCCGTTGGAAGACACGGGACACAATCCGGACGGGTTCAGCCTCGTCTACGAACCGGGGACGACGACGGAGCGAAAGCAGTTCGCGCTGAAGATACACACGGACGAGGGCATCACCGGCGAGTACGTCGGCGGGAACTCGCCGGGTGCGGCGCAGTTCAACGTCGTCGCGGACTACCTCGTCGGGAAGAACCCCCTCGAACGGGAGCGACACTGGAGCGAACTGAAGCGGGCGCTCAGAAAGTACGACCGGATGGGGATGGGACCGATGGACATCGCCCTGTGGGACTTCGCCGGGAAGTACTACGACGCTCCCATCCACGAACTTCTCGGAACCTATCGGAAGCGACTCCCCGCGTACGCGTCCACGTACGAAGCCGACGAGAACGGCGGATTAGACTCGCCGGAGGCGTACGCCGACTTCGCGGAGGAGTGTCTGGAGATGGGTTACGGCGGGTTCAAGATGCACGTCTGGGGCGCAGACGAGTGGCGCGATATAGACCGAGAGATAGAGACGGTCCACGCTCTCGGCGAACGCGTCGGCGACGAGATGGACCTGATGCTCGACCCCGCGTGCCAGTACGAGACGTTCGCGGACGCGTTGAAGGTGGGCCGCGCCTGCGACGAAGAGGAATTCTTCTGGTACGAGGACCCGTACCGCGACGGCGGCATCTCCCAACACTCCCACAAGAAACTCCGCGAGATGCTCGACACGCCCATCCTGCAGACCGAACACGTCCGCGGACTCGAACCGCACACGGACTTCGTCGCGAACGGCGCGACGGACTTCGTCCGCGCGGACCCCGAGTACGACGGCGGGATTACGGGTGCGATGAAGATAGCCCGCGTCAGCGAGGGGTTCGGCCTCGACGTGGAGTACCACGCTCCCGGCCCTGCACAGCGTCACTGCATGGCGGCGACGCGCAACGCCAACTACTACGAACTCGCCTTAGTCCACCCGGAACTCCCGAACCCCATCGCCCCGGTGTACGAGGGAGGATACTCGGACTACATCGACGCCGTCGACGACGAGGGGACGGTGCCGGTGCCCGACGGCCCCGGACTCGGCGTCGACTACGATTGGGAGTACATCGAGGAGAACAACACGGGGAGTGTCCACGTTTACGAGTGA
- a CDS encoding 3-isopropylmalate dehydrogenase, translating into MTYDIALLPGDGIGVEVVDAALPILEDAAERDGFSVETTRYDWGSERYLREGAMMPDDAIETLEGYDAILLGAVGHPDIPDHVTLRGMMLPIRKAFDQQVCKRPSVLFEGVESPLRGYDGEDIDFVVFRENTEGEYSDAGGHEHRGYPHEVAVQTAIYTRQGTEAVVREAFEAAAEREGHLTNVTKSNAQAHGMVFWDQIVEEVAEEYPDVTVERLLVDAASMDLVRRPDEFDVVVASNLFGDILTDLGAIVSGSMGLAPSANINVEGHSPSMFEPVHGSAPDITGEGVANPLATVLSVSMLFDHLGEDDAAAALWDAVADQLADDGAPRTPDLGGESGTEAVVSDLRTRL; encoded by the coding sequence GTGACGTACGATATCGCACTACTGCCGGGAGACGGTATCGGGGTCGAAGTCGTCGACGCCGCGCTTCCGATACTCGAAGACGCCGCGGAACGCGACGGGTTCTCCGTCGAGACGACGCGCTACGACTGGGGGAGCGAACGCTACTTACGGGAGGGGGCAATGATGCCCGACGACGCCATCGAGACGTTAGAGGGGTACGACGCCATCCTACTGGGAGCGGTCGGACACCCGGACATCCCCGACCACGTGACGCTTCGGGGGATGATGCTCCCCATCAGAAAGGCGTTCGACCAACAGGTCTGCAAGCGCCCGTCGGTGCTTTTCGAGGGCGTCGAGAGTCCGCTTCGGGGGTACGACGGAGAGGATATCGACTTCGTCGTCTTCCGCGAGAACACGGAGGGCGAGTACTCCGACGCGGGCGGGCACGAACACCGAGGATACCCCCACGAAGTGGCGGTGCAGACGGCCATCTACACGCGACAGGGGACCGAAGCCGTCGTCCGCGAGGCGTTCGAGGCGGCCGCGGAACGCGAGGGGCACCTGACGAACGTGACGAAGTCGAACGCGCAGGCCCACGGGATGGTGTTTTGGGACCAGATAGTCGAGGAGGTAGCAGAGGAGTACCCCGACGTGACGGTCGAACGCCTCCTCGTCGACGCCGCGTCGATGGACCTCGTGCGCCGACCCGACGAGTTCGACGTCGTCGTCGCCTCGAACCTGTTCGGCGACATCCTCACCGACCTCGGCGCGATAGTGAGCGGTAGCATGGGACTCGCACCCTCCGCGAACATCAACGTCGAGGGGCACTCCCCGTCGATGTTCGAACCGGTCCACGGAAGCGCGCCCGACATCACGGGTGAGGGCGTCGCAAACCCCCTCGCGACGGTGCTCTCGGTTTCGATGCTTTTCGACCACCTCGGCGAGGACGACGCCGCCGCGGCCCTGTGGGACGCCGTCGCGGACCAGTTGGCCGACGACGGCGCGCCTCGGACGCCTGACCTCGGCGGCGAGTCGGGCACCGAAGCGGTCGTCTCGGACCTCCGAACGCGCCTCTGA
- a CDS encoding glutathione S-transferase family protein: protein MNKLRTFVVGGSVTLAFVTLWAALRYGLSPASNGGYLRAAAVVVLLPTIPVAVARGKLWVRRLAEYKRNGSGLSFERKSIFVSGDDVGDAERTLAEIEDAVSAADDYDDCRRDQFGEGRGLTVRHTGYHNSFVRVAGDGRVVVTGASKNTHSLASLVERVASLSMERTRNHPFLEPKPVRGAPRAFLGLFLVFLLLFGAAGVGAAAYPADAYSAPERAVFVGYDAQADVVPGYDRTDATLDRTALLVSALGEEAVELQWDRDDSDRLSEHTRQSVFLSAEGTEILDYVRDGSLTPAERERVSTLETDLHAAECRVASAVTTRIEKDRVEGDATALTDARETLRERAAAAGHLCDA, encoded by the coding sequence ATGAACAAGCTCCGAACGTTCGTCGTGGGCGGGTCGGTGACGCTCGCGTTCGTCACCCTCTGGGCCGCGTTGCGGTACGGTCTCTCTCCGGCGTCGAACGGGGGCTATCTCAGGGCGGCGGCCGTCGTCGTCCTCCTGCCCACGATTCCGGTCGCGGTAGCCCGCGGGAAACTCTGGGTCCGCCGACTCGCCGAGTACAAGCGCAACGGGTCGGGGCTGAGCTTCGAGCGGAAGTCGATATTCGTCTCCGGCGACGACGTCGGCGACGCCGAGAGAACGCTCGCGGAGATAGAGGACGCCGTCTCCGCCGCCGACGACTACGACGACTGTCGCCGCGACCAGTTCGGCGAGGGCCGCGGCCTCACGGTTCGACACACCGGCTACCACAACTCCTTCGTCCGCGTCGCGGGCGACGGGCGAGTCGTCGTCACCGGCGCCTCGAAGAACACCCACTCGCTCGCGTCTCTCGTGGAGCGAGTCGCCTCGCTGTCGATGGAACGGACGCGGAACCACCCGTTTCTCGAACCGAAGCCCGTCCGCGGCGCGCCCCGGGCGTTCCTCGGACTGTTTCTCGTCTTTCTCTTGCTGTTCGGTGCCGCCGGCGTGGGTGCCGCCGCGTACCCCGCGGACGCCTACAGCGCGCCCGAACGCGCGGTGTTCGTCGGATACGACGCGCAGGCCGACGTCGTTCCCGGATACGACCGGACGGACGCGACGCTGGACAGAACCGCCCTCCTCGTGAGCGCACTCGGCGAGGAGGCGGTCGAACTGCAGTGGGACCGCGACGACTCCGACAGACTGTCCGAACACACCCGGCAGTCCGTCTTCTTGTCGGCTGAGGGGACCGAGATACTGGACTACGTTCGAGACGGGAGTCTCACGCCGGCGGAGCGAGAGCGAGTCTCGACGCTCGAAACCGACCTCCACGCGGCGGAGTGTCGCGTCGCGTCGGCCGTCACCACCCGTATAGAGAAGGACCGCGTCGAAGGCGACGCGACGGCGCTGACGGACGCCAGAGAGACTCTCAGAGAGAGGGCGGCGGCCGCGGGCCACCTCTGCGACGCCTGA